A window of Longimicrobium sp. contains these coding sequences:
- a CDS encoding diacylglycerol kinase family protein, translating to MDHPLATLDPPVLRGDAPEPAYAGRNLIVLNPVAGQADTDRVLRLLAGAFAVRRSPFDVVETRGAGDAVRFAREAAEQGYRSVVAVGGDGTVGEVITGLAGTGVPLGIIPKGTGNQVAFNLGIPRSVEHAVDVVVNGRTEPMDLGQVAEGRYFAVAAGTGVDAEIVALATRELKDRWGFGAYIYAILKVASAPPAARYRISADGQELELDASMVLVANMGMVVTNPQTLRFRLAPEGTHRDGRLDLCIFAPRTATHAAQMLWRMYRQRFGGDERMIFLQARDITIETEPTVLTEADGEPLGQTPLRARAVPGGINVLVPR from the coding sequence ATGGATCATCCGCTAGCCACACTGGACCCGCCCGTGCTGCGGGGCGACGCCCCCGAGCCCGCGTACGCCGGCCGCAACCTGATCGTCCTGAACCCCGTGGCGGGGCAGGCCGACACCGACCGCGTGCTGCGGCTGCTGGCGGGCGCCTTCGCCGTGCGCAGGAGCCCGTTCGACGTGGTGGAGACGCGCGGCGCGGGCGACGCCGTGCGCTTCGCCCGCGAGGCCGCCGAGCAGGGCTACCGCTCGGTGGTCGCGGTCGGCGGCGACGGCACCGTGGGCGAGGTGATCACCGGGCTGGCGGGAACCGGGGTGCCGCTGGGGATCATCCCCAAGGGCACGGGGAACCAGGTGGCGTTCAACCTGGGGATTCCGCGCTCGGTGGAGCACGCGGTGGACGTGGTGGTGAACGGCCGCACCGAGCCCATGGACCTGGGGCAGGTGGCCGAGGGGCGATACTTCGCGGTGGCGGCGGGGACGGGGGTGGACGCGGAGATCGTGGCGCTGGCCACCCGCGAGCTGAAGGACCGCTGGGGCTTCGGCGCGTACATCTACGCGATCCTGAAGGTGGCCAGCGCGCCGCCGGCCGCGCGCTACCGCATTTCCGCCGACGGCCAGGAGCTGGAGCTGGACGCGTCGATGGTGCTGGTGGCCAACATGGGGATGGTGGTGACCAACCCGCAGACGCTGCGCTTTCGCCTGGCGCCCGAGGGAACGCACCGCGACGGCAGGCTGGACCTGTGCATCTTCGCGCCGCGCACCGCCACGCACGCGGCGCAGATGCTGTGGCGCATGTACCGCCAGCGCTTCGGTGGCGACGAGCGCATGATCTTCCTGCAGGCGCGCGACATCACCATCGAAACCGAGCCGACCGTGCTGACCGAGGCCGACGGCGAGCCGCTGGGCCAGACCCCGCTCCGCGCCCGCGCGGTTCCCGGCGGCATCAACGTGCTGGTTCCGCGGTAG